The proteins below come from a single Zonotrichia leucophrys gambelii isolate GWCS_2022_RI chromosome 3, RI_Zleu_2.0, whole genome shotgun sequence genomic window:
- the LOC135444878 gene encoding LOW QUALITY PROTEIN: inositol 1,4,5-trisphosphate receptor-interacting protein-like 1 (The sequence of the model RefSeq protein was modified relative to this genomic sequence to represent the inferred CDS: inserted 2 bases in 1 codon), translated as MVAITFLLLLVQGLTQYPQQAGDGLDEATLERMQQRAEYLEQQMTQLIQELEQMKPEQSGGAWGALPGWQFWALSGILMLLLVLWFGHGKNQCDPDNRGHKERFSSNMVEEEEGWNSVGNVEEGNVHDKQEMANGEDDGNNVQRMMRSLLEERIQEFPVVDLDKGFSLIADLVDKLIHVFGEGLSNSFYPVPQPAMEVGSAFEGCSPHAQDVVYRLLVPLSPPPGHAFHLELDTAGVVQRHFCVRVELVCTCRRERLGEDMLCFLHHPEKELRKKQDPSLLHTLCTGCYLDVEKTVHWFYGFVRVAWLLLPESCHWRLRLQPSSRSCKFQLSKDKESFTVEMFFAVRQGDSDVFVSSQPTEVGIPSTTWLETYAVAEAKFFRHISRQVXSSLHLLTGFLMGVGFSSCVPKTVVLHLMSTVPLTGWGRSYFGQRVMAIMKSLRCSLETKQLHHFVIGNENCVMEISLPSGFQVAVAPKLFEQSGYPQNTAQEYNNC; from the exons ATGGTTGCCATTACATTCCTTCTCTTGCTTGTGCAAGGCCTCACCCAGTATCCGCAGCAGGCCGGGGATGGGCTGGATGAGGCCACCCTGGAGCGCATGCAGCAGCGTGCTGAGTATCTGGAGCAGCAGATGACTCAGCTGattcaggagctggagcagatgaAGCCGGAGCAGAGTGGCGGGGCCTGGGGAGCCCTGCCTGGGTGGCAGTTCTGGGCTCTGAGCGGAATCCTCATGCTTCTCTTGGTGCTGTGGTTTGGACATGGGAAAAATCAATGTGATCCAGACAACCGTGGCCACAAGGAGAGGTTCAGCAGCAACATggtggaggaggaagaaggatgGAACAGTGTTGGAAATGTGGAAGAGGGCAATGTCCATGACAAGCAGGAGATGGCAAACGGAGAAGATGATGGTAACAATGTGCAAAGGATGATGCGAAGCCTCTTAGAGGAGCGCATACAGGAGTTTCCTGTTGTGGATCTGGACAAAGGATTCTCCCTGATCGCGGACCTGGTGGACAAACTCATCCACGTCTTTGGAGAAGGCTTGTCCAACAGTTTCTACCCGGTGCCGCAACCAGCCATGGAAGTGGGCAGCGCCTTTGAAGGCTGCAGTCCCCATGCACAAGATGTTGTGTACCGTTTGCTTGTTCCCCTGAGTCCCCCTCCAGGACATGCCTTCCACCTGGAGCTGGACACTGCAGGAGTGGTCCAGAGGCACTTCTGCGTCCGTGTGGAGCTGGTGTGCacctgcaggagggagaggctgggggaGGACATGCTGTGTTTCCTCCACCACCCCgagaaggagctgagaaagAAACAGGACCCCAGCCTCCTGCACACCCTGTGCACCGGCTGCTATCTAGATGTGGAGAAAACTGTCCACTGGTTCTATGGATTTGTGAGAGTCGCCTGGCTGCTGTTGCCTGAATCGTGCCACTGGCGTTTAAGGTTGCAGCCTTCCAGCCGCTCCTGCAAATTTCAGCTGAGCAAAGACAAGGAAAGCTTCACGGTTGAGATGTTCTTTGCCGTGCGGCAAGGAGACTCAGATGTCTTTGTGAGCAGCCAGCCTACAGAAGTAGGCATCCCAAGCACAACATGGCTGGAGACTTACGCCGTGGCAGAGGCAAAATTCTTCAGGCACATTTCCAGACAGGT TTCCAGCCTGCATCTCCTCACGGGCTTCCTGATGGGTGTAGGTTTCTCCAGCTGTGTCCCGAAGACAGTGGTGTTACACCTCATGAGCACTGTACCCTTGACAGGGTGGGGCCGGAGTTATTTTGGGCAGCGAGTGATGGCTATCATGAAGTCCCTTCGCTGCTCACTGGAGACAAAACAGCTTCACCACTTTGTCATCGGCAATGAGAACTGTGTTATGGAGATCAGCTTGCCCTCTGGCTTCCAGGTGGCTGTAGCACCCAAGCTGTTTGAGCAGTCTGGATACCCACAGAATACCGCGCAGGAATACAACAACTGCTGA
- the SH3BGRL2 gene encoding SH3 domain-binding glutamic acid-rich-like protein 2: MDVVVDCFSEGLAEDPSRKELAGIVQNCTIEMELQAWPQDIYQQQLQDKGRCPVLTCTILENAKHHREEQEQPEPERGAALLAGEQFQALLTSTCGQRAWGAAPAPLGLSRALGRAGCGKPPLPRQLGAGRLLPGSLPAPCYGCPRPGGLQRPSVPARRPHTPACRRYRCLLPAGSRSRLARESGAARQGRVGPGRAGGASAAGGGLAWGRRRGGAGRPRPRPRPVRGSSSSQPRCPVPSAPVAAAHEVKMVIRVFVASSSGSVAIKKRQQDVVRFLEANRIEFEEVDITMSEEKRQWMYKNIPEDRQPAQGNPLPPQIFSDDRYCGDYDGFFESKESNTVFSFLGLKPTLASKESEP, from the exons atggaTGTGGTGGTAGATTGTTTTTCTGAGGGCTTGGCAGAAGATCCGTCCCGGAAGGAGCTGGCAGGAAT TGTCCAGAACTGTACAATAGAGATGGAGTTACAGGCGTGGCCTCAGGACATttaccagcagcagctgcaggacaaaGGGCGATGTCCAGTCTTAACCTGTACAATACTTGAAAATGCAAAACATCACAGG gaggagcaggagcagcctgagccgGAGCGAGGAGCAGCGCTCCTGGCGGGGGAGCAGTTCCAGGCGTTGCTCACCTCGACCTGCGGGCAGCGCGCCTGGGGGGCGGCACCAGCCCCTCTCGGCCTCTCCCGGGCGCTGGGGCGGGCAGGCTGCGGCAAGCCCCCGCTTCCCCGGCAGCTGGGGGCGGGCAGGCTCCTTCCCGGGTCCCTCCCGGCACCGTGTTACGGCTGTCCCCGCCCGGGAGGACTACAGCGCCCGTCGGTCCCTGCGCGCCGCCCACACACCCCCGCCTGTCGCCGCTATCGCTGCCTCCTGCCAGCCGGGAGCCGAAGCCGGCTCGCCCGAGAGAGCGGGGCTGCGCGGCAGGGCAGGGtagggccgggcagggcagggggtgcctCTGCTGCGGGCGGTGGCCTCGCTTGGGGGCGGCGGCGAGGTGGAGCtgggcggccccggccccgtcCCCGTCCCGTGCGGGGGAGCAGCTCCTCGCAGCCTCGCTGTCCCGTCCCGAGCGCTCCTGTGGCCGCGGCTCATGAGGTGAAGATGGTGATCCGCGTCTTCGTCGCCTCCTCCTCGGGCTCGGTGGCG ATAAAGAAGAGGCAGCAGGATGTGGTGAGGTTTCTGGAAGCCAACCGCATAGAGTTCGAAGAGGTGGATATCACCATGTCAGAGGAGAAGAGACAATGGatgtataaaaatattcctgaggacaggcagcctgcacaaggcaatCCACTGCCACCACAGATATTCAGTGATGATCGGTACTGTGGG